The following proteins come from a genomic window of bacterium:
- the asnB gene encoding asparagine synthase (glutamine-hydrolyzing) — protein sequence EGMYINNNIGLGHRRLSIIDLAQGHQPLSNEDKTIWVVFNGEIYNYPELRDELINKGHLFTTNSDTEVIVHLYEEKGDEFVCYLRGMFSIGLWDAKAKKLILCRDRVGKKPLHYFIDKDRIIFGSEIKSILQDQTIKKVLNYEAVDDFLSFLCVPAPKTIFKGISKLLPAHILICTSTGISIREYWDFKFETTPGLNEDEYKENLTHLLKESVQCRLMSEVPLGAFLSGGIDSSCVVGMMSQLSEKPVITSSIGFDEAVFDELKFARLVASHLKTNHHEYIVRPDALEVLSKLVYHFDEPFADSSAIPTYYVSKMAKEDVTVALSGDGGDEFFAGYNSYQYNISQDRIRRLIPEFIKRYILRPFLNHYPKFLRAKRYLTSISSSFESTLMMSKSFYDAQMKQQLYTDEFKSQLSGYDPFVVLEPYLNRSKGWDTLSRAQYIDAKTYLSDDILVKVDRMSMAVSLEVRAPLLDHKLIEFVATIPPELRLKKGVSKYILKKSMEELVPLEILERGKKGFSVPLNLWLKKDLKNMVEETLLVPKALQRGYFKPEYIQWMWREYQKGTKNLATQFWCLLMFELWHRAYIEGEQI from the coding sequence GAAGGGATGTATATTAATAACAATATTGGTCTTGGACATCGGAGGTTAAGCATTATTGATTTAGCCCAGGGACATCAACCTTTGTCTAATGAAGATAAGACTATCTGGGTTGTTTTTAATGGTGAGATATATAACTACCCAGAATTGCGTGATGAACTAATTAATAAAGGACATCTCTTTACAACTAACTCAGATACTGAGGTAATCGTTCATCTTTACGAGGAAAAAGGGGATGAATTTGTTTGCTATTTAAGAGGGATGTTTAGTATTGGACTATGGGATGCAAAAGCAAAAAAGCTTATCCTCTGTCGAGATAGAGTGGGAAAGAAACCACTTCACTATTTTATTGATAAGGATAGAATCATATTTGGCTCTGAAATAAAGTCAATTTTACAAGACCAAACTATAAAAAAGGTATTAAATTATGAAGCGGTAGATGATTTTCTTAGTTTTTTGTGTGTACCAGCTCCTAAAACCATTTTTAAAGGAATATCTAAACTTTTACCTGCCCATATCTTAATTTGTACCTCTACTGGAATCTCCATTCGGGAATATTGGGATTTTAAGTTTGAAACTACCCCGGGATTAAACGAAGATGAATACAAGGAAAATTTAACTCATCTCTTGAAAGAATCTGTCCAATGTAGATTAATGAGTGAAGTGCCATTGGGGGCTTTTCTAAGTGGTGGGATTGACTCCAGCTGTGTCGTGGGAATGATGTCGCAATTATCTGAAAAACCTGTGATAACATCTTCTATTGGTTTTGATGAAGCGGTATTTGATGAATTGAAATTTGCCCGGCTGGTTGCCTCACATCTTAAAACAAATCATCATGAATATATCGTTAGACCTGATGCTTTAGAGGTATTATCTAAATTAGTCTATCATTTTGACGAACCTTTTGCGGATTCTTCAGCAATCCCAACTTATTATGTCTCTAAAATGGCAAAAGAGGATGTTACCGTAGCTTTGAGTGGCGATGGGGGAGATGAGTTCTTTGCCGGCTACAACTCCTACCAATACAATATTTCTCAAGATAGAATTCGTCGCCTTATTCCAGAATTTATCAAGCGATATATTCTTCGGCCTTTTTTAAATCACTATCCGAAATTTTTACGGGCAAAAAGATATTTAACCAGTATTTCCTCTTCATTTGAATCGACACTGATGATGAGCAAGTCTTTTTATGATGCTCAAATGAAACAACAGTTATATACGGATGAATTTAAGTCCCAACTAAGTGGTTATGACCCTTTTGTTGTCCTGGAACCTTATTTGAATCGCTCAAAGGGATGGGATACACTCTCCAGAGCCCAATATATTGATGCTAAAACCTATCTTTCGGATGATATATTGGTTAAAGTTGATAGAATGAGTATGGCGGTATCTTTAGAAGTTCGCGCACCTTTGTTAGACCATAAATTAATTGAATTTGTTGCGACTATTCCTCCAGAACTACGATTAAAAAAAGGTGTATCTAAATATATCCTTAAAAAAAGCATGGAGGAATTAGTTCCATTAGAAATATTAGAAAGAGGAAAGAAAGGATTTTCTGTCCCCCTTAATCTCTGGTTAAAAAAAGACCTGAAAAATATGGTTGAAGAAACCCTGCTTGTCCCAAAAGCCCTTCAGCGGGGATACTTTAAACCTGAATATATCCAATGGATGTGGCGTGAATATCAAAAAGGAACTAAAAACCTTGCTACCCAATTTTGGTGCCTGTTGATGTTTGAACTCTGGCATAGGGCATATATTGAGGGAGAACAGATATAA
- the pelF gene encoding GT4 family glycosyltransferase PelF — translation MRKINVMHLVYSLTRGGMETGLVARVNKHNQDLFNPALCSFTTGGALKELVKDGIEIVELKKKKGNDWTLPLKLMGLFKKKNIQIVYTHNWGTLCEGVIGARLAGVPIVIHQEHGTVIDVVKSKKIRFWAQRFIFNFVDQITTVSESLRKLMIDSLGINEKKIITILNGVDLDRFKNNINKNEERKKLGLSVDEPVIGTIGRFVPVKDHKTLLFSMLDIKNEVPGIKLLLIGDGPLKNELEALVKKLGLSENVLMPGERGDIPQLLKTMDVFILPSLFEAMSRTILEAFASEIPVVTTNVGGNPEVITHNLNGLLVPPQNPKALAGAIISLLKDKNKAFRFGVAGKKLVEEKFSLQRMVEDDEKLFKYHLKRVGLLKYGNSS, via the coding sequence ATGAGAAAGATAAATGTTATGCATTTAGTTTATTCTTTAACCAGGGGTGGGATGGAAACAGGATTGGTTGCACGGGTGAATAAACATAATCAGGACTTATTTAACCCTGCTCTTTGCTCTTTTACCACAGGAGGTGCTTTAAAGGAATTAGTAAAAGACGGCATCGAAATAGTAGAATTAAAAAAGAAAAAAGGGAATGATTGGACACTTCCTCTAAAATTGATGGGGTTATTTAAAAAGAAGAATATTCAGATTGTTTATACCCATAACTGGGGAACCTTGTGTGAAGGTGTCATTGGCGCTCGATTGGCTGGTGTCCCAATTGTTATCCATCAAGAACACGGAACCGTCATTGATGTTGTTAAATCTAAAAAGATAAGATTTTGGGCTCAACGATTTATCTTTAATTTTGTGGACCAAATAACAACTGTTTCAGAATCCTTACGGAAATTAATGATTGACTCTCTGGGAATAAATGAAAAAAAGATTATTACTATCTTAAATGGCGTGGATTTAGACAGATTTAAAAATAATATAAATAAAAATGAAGAGAGGAAAAAACTTGGCTTAAGCGTTGATGAACCTGTAATTGGAACAATAGGTAGATTCGTTCCGGTTAAAGACCATAAGACGCTTTTATTCAGTATGTTAGATATAAAAAATGAGGTTCCAGGTATAAAATTACTCCTGATTGGCGATGGCCCACTAAAAAATGAATTGGAGGCTCTTGTAAAAAAACTTGGATTAAGTGAAAATGTTTTAATGCCTGGCGAAAGAGGTGACATCCCGCAATTGTTAAAAACAATGGATGTGTTTATCCTTCCTTCTCTATTTGAGGCGATGTCACGAACTATATTAGAAGCATTTGCCTCAGAAATACCTGTTGTTACTACAAATGTTGGTGGAAATCCTGAGGTCATAACTCACAACTTAAACGGTTTATTAGTTCCGCCACAAAATCCAAAGGCATTAGCCGGGGCAATAATTAGTCTTCTTAAAGACAAAAATAAGGCATTTCGATTTGGAGTGGCTGGAAAAAAATTAGTCGAAGAAAAATTCTCTCTCCAACGAATGGTCGAGGATGATGAAAAATTGTTTAAATATCACCTGAAAAGAGTAGGTCTCTTGAAATATGGGAACTCATCCTGA